A genomic window from Halorubrum lacusprofundi ATCC 49239 includes:
- a CDS encoding DUF5798 family protein codes for MGFGDTAKKIQTLADKAERTYQKINELRSEVEETQTTVLDTSERIQKLENEMAEQRAVLDAVATEVGVDLESVSTEAHITDAEEVTTSEGGDAGDVSGTENAGGAAESDGGESADAGK; via the coding sequence ATGGGATTCGGGGACACGGCGAAGAAGATCCAGACGCTCGCCGACAAGGCCGAGCGAACGTACCAGAAGATAAACGAGCTCCGCAGCGAGGTCGAGGAGACGCAGACGACCGTCCTCGACACCTCCGAGCGGATACAGAAGCTGGAAAACGAGATGGCCGAACAGCGGGCCGTTCTCGACGCGGTCGCGACCGAAGTCGGCGTCGACTTAGAGAGCGTGAGCACCGAGGCGCACATCACCGACGCCGAGGAAGTGACCACGTCCGAGGGAGGCGACGCCGGGGACGTGAGTGGTACCGAGAACGCGGGAGGCGCCGCCGAAAGCGACGGCGGCGAGTCCGCGGACGCCGGAAAGTAA
- a CDS encoding acyltransferase translates to MTHEDERLGAAETDATESDGHRGDRLERHPTPGPRNSLWSWPNAKSPLAVVRNYVVIVLARICPSLRLKNWLLRRIGVTVGAGVAWGLESTPDVFWPERITVEDDAIIGYDATLLCHEFLQDEYRLGDVVVEDRAMIGAGAIVLPGVTVGEGARVAANSLVAEDVPPGTTVAGVPAEVVSQADAEREERREDND, encoded by the coding sequence GTGACTCACGAGGACGAGCGTCTCGGCGCCGCGGAGACTGACGCCACGGAGAGCGACGGCCACCGCGGCGACCGGCTGGAGCGCCACCCGACGCCCGGGCCACGCAACTCCCTGTGGTCGTGGCCCAACGCGAAGTCACCGCTCGCGGTCGTCCGCAACTACGTCGTGATCGTGCTCGCGCGGATCTGCCCGAGCCTCCGACTGAAAAACTGGCTGTTGCGCCGGATCGGCGTCACCGTCGGCGCCGGCGTCGCGTGGGGGTTGGAGTCGACCCCGGACGTGTTCTGGCCCGAGCGGATCACGGTCGAAGATGACGCCATCATCGGCTACGACGCCACGCTGCTTTGCCACGAGTTCCTCCAAGACGAGTACCGCCTCGGCGACGTGGTCGTCGAGGACCGCGCGATGATCGGCGCGGGCGCGATCGTCCTCCCGGGCGTCACGGTCGGCGAGGGCGCCCGCGTCGCCGCGAATTCGCTCGTCGCCGAGGACGTGCCGCCCGGGACGACGGTCGCCGGCGTGCCGGCCGAGGTCGTCTCGCAGGCGGATGCAGAGCGCGAAGAACGGAGAGAAGACAACGACTAA
- the purD gene encoding phosphoribosylamine--glycine ligase, protein MTETVLLVGGGGREHAIARAVADDCALYACASNRNPGIRRLADGFETIDETDAEAVADYATAVGADLAVIGPESALAAGVADALDEAGVYAFGPQAEEARLETDKAYQREFMDEADIPGCPDYAVFDDIEAACDHIDAYDGDLAVKPAGLTGGKGVKVIGDQVTAEEAKTYLRDSDYDRVVLEERLVGEEFTVQAFVANGDLRTTPAVQDHKRAYEGDEGPNTGGMGSYTDTGLSLPFMAEGDYDDAVDVLEAVVDALPDYKGVLYGQFMLTAEGPKVVEFNARFGDPEAMNTLPVLETPFIDVLTAARDGNDLPKLSFTGEATVCKYAVPEGYPTDPDAGAKIAVDEESVGDALLYYASVDERDDGLYTTTSRAFAVVGRGDSIAAAEAEAEDALAAAGDRVRIRHDIGTADLVERRIEHMAEIRK, encoded by the coding sequence TACTCTTGGTCGGGGGCGGCGGGCGCGAACACGCGATCGCCCGCGCCGTCGCCGACGACTGCGCGCTGTACGCCTGCGCGAGCAACCGAAACCCGGGAATCCGCCGACTCGCAGACGGGTTCGAGACGATCGATGAGACCGACGCCGAGGCGGTCGCCGACTACGCGACCGCGGTCGGCGCTGATCTGGCTGTGATCGGACCGGAATCCGCGCTCGCGGCGGGCGTCGCCGACGCGCTCGACGAGGCCGGCGTGTACGCCTTCGGCCCGCAGGCCGAGGAGGCGCGCTTAGAGACGGACAAGGCGTACCAGCGCGAGTTCATGGACGAGGCCGACATCCCCGGCTGTCCGGACTACGCGGTGTTCGACGACATCGAGGCCGCCTGCGACCACATCGACGCGTACGACGGCGACCTCGCGGTGAAGCCGGCCGGGCTCACCGGCGGCAAGGGCGTGAAGGTGATCGGCGATCAGGTGACTGCCGAGGAGGCCAAGACGTACCTCCGCGATTCCGACTACGACCGGGTCGTGTTGGAAGAGCGGCTCGTCGGCGAGGAGTTCACGGTGCAGGCGTTCGTCGCGAACGGCGACCTCCGCACGACCCCCGCAGTGCAGGACCACAAGCGCGCCTACGAGGGCGACGAGGGACCGAACACCGGCGGGATGGGCTCGTACACCGACACCGGCCTCTCGCTGCCGTTCATGGCCGAGGGCGACTACGACGACGCCGTCGACGTGCTGGAGGCAGTCGTCGACGCGCTCCCCGACTACAAGGGCGTCCTCTACGGCCAGTTCATGCTCACCGCCGAGGGCCCGAAAGTCGTCGAGTTCAACGCGCGCTTCGGCGACCCGGAGGCGATGAACACGCTCCCGGTCTTGGAGACGCCCTTCATCGACGTGCTCACGGCCGCGCGTGACGGAAACGACCTCCCCAAACTCTCCTTCACCGGCGAGGCGACGGTCTGTAAGTACGCGGTGCCGGAGGGGTACCCGACCGACCCCGACGCGGGTGCGAAGATCGCGGTCGACGAGGAGAGCGTCGGCGACGCGCTCCTCTACTACGCCAGCGTCGACGAGCGCGACGACGGGCTCTACACCACCACCTCTCGGGCGTTCGCGGTCGTCGGTCGCGGCGACTCCATCGCGGCCGCAGAGGCTGAGGCCGAGGACGCGCTCGCCGCCGCCGGCGACCGCGTCCGCATCCGTCACGACATCGGGACGGCCGACCTCGTCGAGCGGCGGATCGAGCACATGGCCGAGATCCGAAAGTAG